One region of Gossypium raimondii isolate GPD5lz chromosome 6, ASM2569854v1, whole genome shotgun sequence genomic DNA includes:
- the LOC105773550 gene encoding O-fucosyltransferase 13 isoform X5: protein MRRDFCDGVGIARLLNATLVLPKFEVAAYWNESSSGFSDVFDADYLITQMNGFVNVVKELPPEISSKEPHRVDCSKRKGQFDYIESVLPFLLKYHYVSITPAVSQRRDRYPKYAKAALCQACYRALKLTGSLEKKANKLLEAIPKPFLSLHLRFEPDMVAYSQCQYSGLSPTSMKALEAARGDDRKPWTGEAARIWRNRGKCPLTPNETAFILKALSIPTNTNIYLAAGDGLMEIEGLTSIYSNVVTKSALLSGEDFETMHGNTKAALDYCVSINSDSYMATYFGNMDKMVAAMRAFKGLYKTLFLSRRAFAEFTSRGLEGKPLMEALWKAHEDDFIKGRGSALSDCFCEFKL, encoded by the exons CAGTGGCTTTTCAGATGTATTCGATGCCGATTACCTCATAACACAGATGAATGGTTTTGTCAATGTTGTTAAAGAATTGCCACCAGAGATATCATCAAAAGAACCCCATAGAGTGGATTGCAGTAAACGGAAAGGTCAATTTGATTACATTGAAAGTGTTCTTCCATTCTTATTGAAATATCATTACGTCTCTATCACACCAGCAGTGAGCCAAAGAAGGGATAG GTACCCAAAGTATGCAAAAGCTGCACTTTGTCAAGCCTGTTACAGAGCATTAAAGCTGACTGGATCATTGGAGAAGAAAGCTAACAAGCTTCTGGAAGCTATACCAAAACCTTTCCTTTCCCTTCACCTTCGGTTTGAACCAGACATGGTAGCTTATAGCCAATGTCAGTACTCAGGCCTTTCACCTACCTCGATGAAAGCCCTTGAGGCTGCACGTGGAGATGATAGAAAGCCATGGACTGGAGAAGCAGCTCGGATTTGGAGAAATAGGGGAAAATGCCCCCTTACACCAAATGAGACTGCCTTTATACTTAAAGCACTATCAATACCGACGAACACAAACATTTATCTTGCTGCTGGGGATGGACTAATGGAGATTGAGGGTTTAACATCTATTTATAGCAATGTAGTTACCAAATCTGCTCTTCTTAGTGGTGAGGATTTCGAAACCATGCATGGGAACACAAAAGCTGCCTTGGATTATTGCGTATCAATAAACAGTGATTCTTACATGGCTACATACTTTGGAAACATGGATAAGATGGTAGCCGCGATGCGAGCTTTTAAAGGACTGTACAAAACTCTTTTCTTAAGCCGAAGAGCTTTTGCTGAATTTACATCTAGAGGGTTGGAAGGGAAGCCGTTGATGGAAGCATTATGGAAGGCTCACGAAGATGATTTCATCAAGGGACGAGGGTCTGCGTTGTCTGACTGCTTTTGTGAGTTCAAATTATag